The proteins below come from a single Rhizobium tropici CIAT 899 genomic window:
- a CDS encoding NAD(P)-dependent oxidoreductase, which produces MQGRKIAFLGTGLMGAPMARRLLAAGFEVTVWNRDRSKAEPLAADGATVADTAVEAARGASVLFTMLTNGGAVGEVLFGSGVADVLEAGTIVIDHSSISPAAAREHAFKLAERGIRHIDAPVSGGVVGAAAGTLAIMAGGDATVIDSVRDIMAPLGRVTRVGPSGTGQLAKLGNQQIVAVTIGAVAEAMLLVEAGGGSREAFRDAIRGGFAESRILELHGQRMIERNFEPGGTARNQLKDLDTVLAAAQNLSLHLPLTEAVRAEFAEFVENGGGEQDHSGLLQHLEDKNARGKA; this is translated from the coding sequence ATGCAGGGCAGGAAGATCGCTTTTCTCGGAACGGGATTGATGGGCGCACCGATGGCACGGCGGCTGCTTGCTGCTGGTTTTGAGGTGACCGTCTGGAATCGCGACCGGAGCAAGGCCGAGCCTCTGGCTGCCGATGGTGCGACGGTCGCCGATACTGCCGTAGAGGCTGCTCGAGGAGCGTCCGTTCTTTTCACCATGCTGACCAATGGCGGCGCCGTTGGTGAAGTCCTGTTCGGCAGCGGTGTCGCCGATGTGCTGGAGGCTGGGACGATCGTAATCGACCACAGCTCGATATCGCCGGCCGCTGCCCGCGAACACGCATTCAAACTCGCCGAGCGCGGCATCCGGCACATCGATGCGCCGGTCTCCGGCGGTGTGGTCGGGGCGGCTGCGGGGACGCTCGCGATCATGGCGGGCGGCGATGCCACGGTCATCGACAGCGTCCGCGATATCATGGCGCCGCTCGGGCGTGTAACCCGCGTTGGTCCGAGCGGAACAGGCCAGCTCGCAAAGCTTGGCAATCAGCAGATCGTCGCCGTAACCATCGGGGCCGTTGCGGAAGCGATGCTGCTGGTCGAGGCCGGCGGCGGTTCGCGTGAGGCGTTTCGGGATGCCATTCGCGGCGGCTTTGCGGAAAGCCGGATTCTGGAGCTCCATGGTCAGCGCATGATTGAGCGCAACTTCGAGCCGGGCGGCACTGCTCGCAACCAATTGAAGGATCTCGATACGGTCCTGGCGGCGGCACAGAACCTGTCGCTTCATCTGCCGCTGACCGAAGCCGTGCGTGCCGAGTTTGCCGAATTCGTCGAGAATGGCGGCGGCGAGCAGGATCACAGCGGTTTGCTGCAGCATCTGGAAGACAAGAATGCCCGAGGAAAGGCTTGA
- a CDS encoding efflux RND transporter permease subunit — protein sequence MNISRFFVDRPVFAGVLSILIVVAGLIGLKLLPISEYPEVVPPSIVVTAQYPGANPKVIAETVATPIEEQINGVEGMLYMSSQATSDGLLTLTVTFKLGTDPDKAQQLVQNRVSQAEPRLPQNVRDLGITTVKSSPDLMMVVNLISPDNRYDITYLRNYATLNIKDRLARLDGVGQVRVFGSGDYSMRVWVDPQKAAERGLAASDIANAIRAQNIQAAAGIIGQSPSVPGIDVQLNVNAQGRLTTPEEFGNIIVKSGTNGEITRLRDVSRIELGAADYSLRSLLDSKPAVAIPVFQSPGSNAITISDNVVKTMNELQTAMPDGVKYEIVYDTTQFVRASIDKVVHTLLEAIVLVVIVVILFLQTWRASIIPLIAVPVSIIGTFAVMYICGFSINALSLFGLVLAIGIVVDDAIVVVENVERNIENGLSPRDATYRAMKEVSGPIIAIALVLVAVFVPLAFISGLSGQFYRQFALTIAISTVISAFNSLTLSPALAAMLLKDHHAPKDMLTRVMDFAFGWFFRGFNKVFHRGSSAYGKGVGGILSVKSLVMVVYLALIGATYYLFQAVPGGFVPQQDKQYLIGFAQLPDGATLDRTDDVIQRMSKIALEQPGVEHAIAFPGLSINGFTNSSNAGIVFVTLKAFEERTTPNLSGGAIAMQLNHKFGAIQDAFIAMFPPPPVQGLGTTGGFKLQIEDRAGLGYQALDEANKAFLAKAYQTPELSGIFSSYQINVPQLFADLDRAKAEQLGVSVTDVFDTLQIYLGSLYVNDFNAFGRTYSVRVQADAQFRSHASDIGQLKVRSASGQMIPLSALLKVEASTGPERTTRYNGFLAADINGGPAQGFSSGQAQAAVERIARETLPPGIGFEWTDLTYQQILAGSSGIIIFPLALLLVYLVLAAQYESVSLPLAIVMIVPMGVLAALTGVWLTGGDNNIFTQIGLMVLVGLSAKNAILIVEFARELEFDGRKPVQAAIEASRLRLRPILMTSMAFIMGVVPLVTSTGAGAEMRAAMGVAVFSGMIGVTFFGIFMTPVFYVLIRRLTGNRPLKQHHHNDNEHSAEVLPIAAE from the coding sequence ATGAACATCTCAAGATTTTTCGTCGATCGTCCGGTGTTTGCCGGCGTGCTGTCGATCCTTATCGTGGTCGCCGGCCTGATCGGTCTGAAGCTGCTGCCGATTTCCGAATATCCGGAAGTTGTGCCGCCGTCGATCGTCGTCACCGCGCAATATCCGGGCGCCAACCCCAAGGTCATCGCCGAGACGGTGGCAACGCCGATCGAAGAGCAGATCAACGGCGTCGAAGGCATGCTCTATATGAGCAGCCAGGCGACGTCTGATGGTCTGCTGACACTGACGGTCACCTTCAAGCTCGGCACCGACCCGGACAAGGCGCAGCAACTCGTGCAGAACCGCGTCTCGCAGGCGGAGCCCCGCTTGCCGCAGAATGTGCGCGATCTTGGTATCACCACAGTCAAGAGCTCGCCCGACCTGATGATGGTGGTCAACCTCATCTCGCCGGACAATCGCTACGACATTACCTACCTGCGCAACTATGCCACATTGAACATCAAGGACCGGCTCGCCCGCCTCGACGGTGTCGGCCAGGTTCGCGTGTTCGGATCGGGCGACTATTCCATGCGCGTCTGGGTCGATCCCCAGAAGGCGGCCGAACGCGGTCTCGCCGCAAGCGACATCGCCAATGCCATTCGCGCACAGAACATCCAGGCGGCCGCCGGCATCATCGGCCAGTCACCGAGCGTTCCCGGCATCGATGTTCAGCTGAACGTCAATGCCCAGGGCCGGCTGACGACGCCGGAGGAATTCGGCAACATCATCGTCAAGAGCGGCACCAACGGCGAGATCACGCGCTTGCGTGATGTCTCCCGCATCGAGCTCGGTGCGGCCGATTATTCGCTGCGTTCACTGCTCGACAGCAAGCCGGCAGTCGCTATTCCGGTCTTCCAGTCGCCAGGTTCCAACGCGATCACCATCTCGGACAACGTCGTCAAGACCATGAACGAGCTGCAGACCGCGATGCCCGACGGGGTGAAGTATGAAATCGTCTACGATACCACGCAGTTCGTGCGTGCGTCGATCGACAAGGTCGTCCATACGCTGCTCGAAGCCATCGTGCTCGTCGTTATCGTCGTCATCCTGTTCCTGCAGACATGGCGTGCCTCGATCATCCCGCTGATCGCCGTTCCGGTGTCGATCATCGGTACTTTCGCGGTGATGTATATCTGCGGCTTCTCGATCAACGCACTCAGCCTCTTCGGCCTGGTGCTGGCGATCGGTATCGTGGTGGACGATGCGATCGTCGTCGTCGAAAACGTCGAGCGCAACATCGAGAATGGCCTCAGCCCGCGTGACGCGACCTATCGCGCCATGAAGGAAGTTTCCGGCCCGATCATCGCGATTGCGCTGGTGCTGGTTGCGGTCTTCGTGCCGCTGGCTTTCATCTCGGGCCTGTCGGGTCAGTTCTATCGTCAGTTCGCCCTGACGATCGCCATCTCGACCGTCATCTCCGCCTTCAACTCGCTGACCTTGTCTCCGGCCCTGGCGGCGATGCTTTTGAAGGATCATCATGCGCCAAAGGACATGCTGACGCGCGTGATGGACTTTGCTTTCGGCTGGTTCTTCCGCGGCTTCAACAAGGTCTTCCATCGCGGTTCGTCGGCTTACGGCAAGGGCGTCGGTGGCATCCTGTCGGTGAAGAGCCTGGTCATGGTCGTCTACCTCGCCTTGATCGGCGCGACCTACTATCTGTTCCAGGCCGTCCCCGGCGGCTTCGTTCCGCAGCAGGACAAGCAGTATCTGATTGGCTTTGCCCAGCTGCCCGACGGCGCGACCCTCGACCGCACGGATGACGTCATCCAGCGGATGAGCAAGATCGCGCTGGAACAGCCCGGCGTCGAACATGCGATCGCCTTCCCGGGCCTGTCGATCAACGGCTTCACCAACTCCTCCAACGCCGGCATCGTCTTCGTGACCTTGAAGGCATTCGAAGAGCGCACGACGCCCAATCTGTCGGGTGGGGCTATCGCCATGCAGCTGAACCACAAGTTCGGCGCGATCCAGGATGCCTTCATCGCCATGTTCCCGCCGCCGCCCGTCCAGGGTCTTGGTACGACCGGCGGCTTCAAGCTGCAGATCGAAGACCGTGCCGGTCTCGGCTACCAGGCGCTCGACGAGGCCAACAAGGCGTTCCTCGCCAAGGCCTACCAGACGCCGGAGCTCTCGGGCATCTTCTCGAGTTACCAGATCAACGTGCCGCAGCTCTTTGCCGATCTCGATCGCGCCAAGGCCGAGCAGCTCGGCGTCTCGGTGACGGATGTCTTCGATACGCTGCAGATCTATCTGGGTTCGCTCTACGTCAACGACTTCAACGCATTCGGCCGCACCTACAGCGTGCGTGTGCAGGCGGATGCCCAGTTCCGTTCGCATGCAAGCGATATCGGTCAGTTGAAGGTGCGCTCGGCGTCGGGCCAGATGATCCCGCTCTCGGCGTTGCTGAAGGTCGAGGCGAGCACCGGGCCTGAGAGGACGACGCGCTACAACGGCTTCCTCGCCGCCGATATCAACGGCGGACCGGCGCAGGGCTTTTCGTCCGGCCAGGCACAGGCGGCCGTCGAGCGGATCGCCCGCGAGACGCTGCCTCCGGGTATCGGCTTCGAATGGACGGATCTGACTTATCAGCAGATCCTGGCCGGCAGCTCGGGCATCATCATCTTCCCGCTGGCTCTGCTGCTCGTCTATCTCGTGCTGGCCGCCCAGTATGAGAGCGTCAGCCTGCCGCTTGCGATCGTCATGATCGTGCCGATGGGTGTGCTTGCCGCCTTGACTGGCGTCTGGCTGACGGGTGGCGACAACAACATCTTCACGCAGATCGGCTTGATGGTGTTGGTGGGCTTGTCGGCGAAGAACGCGATCCTGATCGTGGAATTCGCCCGCGAGCTGGAGTTCGACGGCCGTAAACCTGTTCAGGCTGCGATCGAGGCCAGCCGCCTGCGTCTGCGCCCGATCCTGATGACCTCCATGGCCTTCATCATGGGTGTCGTGCCGCTGGTAACCTCAACCGGTGCCGGTGCCGAGATGCGTGCCGCCATGGGTGTCGCGGTGTTCTCGGGCATGATTGGCGTCACCTTCTTCGGCATCTTCATGACGCCGGTCTTCTACGTGCTGATTCGCAGACTGACAGGCAACCGTCCCCTCAAGCAGCATCACCACAACGACAACGAACATTCGGCGGAGGTACTCCCGATCGCCGCCGAATAG
- a CDS encoding efflux RND transporter periplasmic adaptor subunit: MKSNDKRWALWGAGMGVAAAVAGAAFYLDLPRGAQATEAASQAAPPAIPVTVAAVEPRDVTSWQEFSGRLEAIDRVEIRPRVAGAIQSVHFREGALVKQGDLLVTIDPAPYEAVVAQAQAQVGAAKAKLDLAKVEIDRGRKLFDNKTISQSDMDTRTSNSAEAEANLKAAQAALQTAQLNLDYTQVRAPIAGRVGKIAVTVGNLVAAGSTSPALTTLVSVDPIYASFSANEQTVTQALAELPTTGGAFPPVEQIPVQIGTASDNGTPIKGKLQLIDNEVDAASGTVSVRAVFDNPGGRLIPGQFVRVRMGQPKAENKLLISERAIGTDQDKKFVFVVGADNKVEYRPISLGDTSDGLRVVTSGLNAGDRIIVNGLQRVRPGAVVDPKPEEKVAAK, translated from the coding sequence ATGAAGTCCAACGATAAGCGCTGGGCCCTGTGGGGCGCCGGCATGGGTGTTGCTGCGGCTGTTGCAGGCGCGGCCTTCTATCTGGATCTGCCGCGCGGCGCCCAGGCGACCGAGGCGGCAAGCCAGGCCGCACCGCCGGCTATCCCGGTCACGGTTGCGGCGGTCGAGCCGCGTGACGTCACATCCTGGCAGGAATTTTCCGGCCGCCTGGAGGCTATCGACCGTGTCGAGATCCGTCCGCGTGTCGCTGGCGCGATTCAATCAGTGCATTTCCGCGAAGGCGCGCTGGTCAAGCAAGGCGATCTGCTTGTGACGATCGATCCGGCGCCCTATGAGGCGGTGGTTGCTCAAGCTCAGGCGCAGGTCGGGGCGGCAAAAGCCAAGCTCGATCTCGCCAAAGTCGAAATCGATCGCGGCCGGAAGCTCTTCGACAACAAGACGATTTCGCAGAGCGACATGGATACCCGCACCAGCAACTCTGCCGAGGCAGAAGCCAATCTGAAGGCAGCGCAAGCGGCCCTTCAGACCGCGCAGTTGAACCTCGACTATACGCAGGTCCGTGCCCCGATCGCCGGCCGGGTCGGCAAGATCGCCGTTACCGTCGGCAATCTCGTGGCGGCCGGCTCGACGTCGCCGGCATTGACGACGCTGGTTTCGGTCGATCCGATCTATGCGAGCTTCAGCGCCAACGAGCAGACCGTCACCCAGGCTCTGGCCGAACTGCCGACAACCGGAGGCGCTTTTCCGCCGGTCGAGCAGATCCCGGTTCAGATCGGTACGGCAAGCGACAATGGCACGCCGATCAAGGGCAAATTGCAGTTGATCGACAACGAGGTCGATGCGGCGAGCGGCACCGTCAGCGTTCGCGCCGTATTCGACAATCCGGGCGGTCGTCTCATCCCAGGTCAGTTCGTGCGGGTCCGCATGGGCCAGCCGAAGGCCGAGAACAAGTTGCTCATCAGCGAGCGCGCGATCGGCACCGACCAGGACAAGAAGTTCGTCTTCGTGGTCGGTGCAGACAACAAGGTCGAATATCGCCCGATCAGTCTCGGTGATACCTCGGATGGCCTGCGCGTCGTCACCTCGGGCCTCAATGCCGGTGACCGGATCATCGTCAACGGTCTGCAGCGGGTTCGCCCGGGCGCCGTGGTCGATCCGAAGCCGGAAGAAAAGGTCGCCGCCAAGTAA
- a CDS encoding alpha/beta hydrolase fold domain-containing protein, producing the protein MSAPWKDVVLENVPTGPVAARIYNGDGLKKAAPLVLYLHGGAFLDTDHATNRPVAASLAEAGAIVVAADYTSCNQNAFPQVLECAYGLLAYLSNKRNMLALGGAKKSLLFVAGEESGGNVAAGVALKARDQIPGSLDGQVLISPLLDPFMGSKSFLQAEESGMRERWTEGWNRYLGFLGGVCHPYAAPRYCSRLSGLAPALVLTAEDDPLRDESMEYGSRLKAAGVRVRQQVLPAGTGWPTLYGGQSKDRASWQQDVCCCFKSFVEDVQA; encoded by the coding sequence ATGAGTGCGCCGTGGAAAGATGTTGTGCTGGAAAACGTGCCTACGGGGCCGGTGGCAGCTCGGATCTACAACGGTGATGGTTTGAAGAAGGCGGCGCCGCTGGTGCTTTACCTGCATGGGGGAGCCTTTCTCGATACCGACCACGCGACCAACAGACCGGTGGCGGCAAGCCTCGCTGAGGCCGGCGCCATCGTGGTTGCAGCGGATTATACGAGCTGCAATCAGAATGCTTTTCCGCAGGTGCTGGAATGCGCCTACGGACTTCTCGCCTATCTCAGCAACAAGCGGAACATGCTTGCGCTGGGCGGGGCGAAAAAATCGCTGCTGTTTGTCGCCGGAGAGGAATCGGGTGGCAATGTCGCAGCGGGCGTCGCTTTAAAGGCGCGCGATCAGATACCCGGTTCGTTGGACGGACAGGTTTTGATATCGCCTTTGCTTGATCCCTTCATGGGGTCGAAATCTTTCCTCCAGGCGGAGGAAAGCGGCATGCGCGAGCGCTGGACGGAGGGTTGGAACCGTTACCTGGGTTTCCTGGGCGGTGTCTGTCACCCCTATGCAGCGCCTCGATACTGTTCGCGGCTTTCGGGCCTCGCGCCGGCATTGGTGCTCACGGCCGAGGACGACCCGCTCCGCGACGAGAGCATGGAATACGGCAGTCGGCTGAAAGCGGCTGGCGTCCGTGTTCGCCAGCAAGTCCTTCCCGCCGGGACAGGCTGGCCCACCCTCTATGGCGGGCAGTCGAAGGACAGGGCTTCATGGCAGCAGGATGTCTGTTGCTGCTTCAAGAGTTTTGTCGAAGACGTGCAGGCTTGA
- a CDS encoding LysR family transcriptional regulator has protein sequence MDQLSAMRAFARVVETGNFTRAAAALSMPKATVTTLIQSLEAHLHAKLLNRTTRRVMVTTDGALYYERAIQILSEIEELDGSISNSQSLPSGRLRVEMAGAFAEKIVMPALCDFHQRYPDIHIDLGVGDRLVDYLAENVDCALRAGMPSDQSLIARRVGEIHLITCAAPLYIEKHGMPERPDDLETNHYAVSYFRAQTGRTIPFVFERGNESLEISPRYILSVNDSRSYLQAALMGLGIAQVPSFMARDALAKGELVPVLSNWTRPTLPMHIVYPPNRHLSNKVRVFVDWLAKLLTSSRVGEA, from the coding sequence ATGGACCAGTTGTCAGCAATGCGGGCGTTCGCGCGTGTGGTCGAGACAGGTAACTTTACCCGCGCCGCGGCAGCCCTTTCCATGCCGAAGGCGACGGTGACGACGCTCATCCAGTCGCTTGAGGCGCATTTGCACGCCAAGCTTCTCAATCGTACCACACGGCGCGTCATGGTGACGACCGATGGCGCGCTCTATTACGAGCGCGCCATTCAGATCCTCTCCGAGATAGAAGAGCTGGACGGCAGCATCAGCAATTCGCAGAGCCTGCCAAGCGGCCGCCTGCGCGTGGAAATGGCCGGCGCCTTTGCCGAAAAAATCGTCATGCCAGCGCTTTGCGATTTCCACCAGCGCTATCCCGACATCCATATCGATCTCGGTGTCGGCGACCGGCTTGTCGATTATCTCGCCGAAAATGTCGATTGTGCGCTGCGCGCCGGCATGCCGAGCGACCAGTCGCTGATCGCCCGCCGCGTCGGCGAGATCCACCTCATCACGTGCGCGGCCCCTCTTTACATCGAGAAGCATGGGATGCCGGAACGGCCGGACGATCTTGAGACCAACCACTATGCAGTCAGCTATTTCCGTGCGCAAACCGGCCGGACGATTCCTTTCGTGTTCGAGCGAGGCAACGAGTCGCTGGAAATCAGCCCGCGCTATATCCTTTCCGTCAACGATAGCCGCAGCTACTTACAGGCGGCACTGATGGGGCTCGGCATCGCCCAAGTTCCGAGCTTCATGGCGCGCGATGCTCTTGCCAAGGGTGAGCTTGTGCCAGTCCTTTCCAATTGGACAAGGCCGACGCTACCCATGCACATTGTCTATCCGCCAAACCGGCATCTGAGCAACAAGGTGCGCGTTTTCGTCGATTGGCTGGCAAAGCTGCTGACAAGCTCACGGGTCGGCGAAGCTTGA
- a CDS encoding carboxymuconolactone decarboxylase family protein codes for MQARMKNPVLVLPETLQALLAVSNSIKDRGLSENIMDLVHLRVSQINGCSVCTDMGFRKLQKAGETMERIVGVSAWREMPYFSDAERAALALGEAATRLADRPDAVSDEIWNEAAKHYDEKALSALIVAIAIDNVWNRLNSTVRQQAGASWN; via the coding sequence ATGCAAGCTCGTATGAAGAACCCAGTCCTCGTTCTGCCCGAAACGCTGCAGGCGCTCTTGGCCGTCAGCAATTCGATTAAAGATCGCGGCTTGTCGGAAAACATCATGGACCTCGTGCATCTGCGCGTCAGCCAGATCAACGGCTGCAGCGTCTGCACCGATATGGGCTTTCGCAAGCTGCAGAAGGCAGGCGAGACGATGGAGCGTATCGTCGGCGTCTCCGCATGGCGGGAGATGCCCTACTTTTCCGATGCCGAACGCGCCGCTCTGGCACTCGGGGAAGCAGCCACTCGGCTTGCCGACCGGCCGGATGCGGTCAGCGACGAGATATGGAACGAAGCGGCAAAACACTATGACGAAAAGGCGCTCTCTGCCCTCATCGTCGCGATTGCGATCGACAACGTCTGGAACCGATTGAACTCGACAGTCCGCCAGCAGGCAGGGGCCTCCTGGAATTGA
- a CDS encoding sigma-70 family RNA polymerase sigma factor — MDEKKWQAEKFEANRPHLRAVAYRMLGSRTEAEDAVQETWLRLVRSDTSEIENLSGWLTTVTARICLDLLRSRKSRREEPLTIHVPEPMVVHEAGNGTDPEQDAVLADSVGLALLVVLEKLNPAERLAFVLHDMFDVSFDDIAPILGRTTVATRQLASRARRRVQDTPSTTEADLSRQRHVVDAFFTASRGGDLQALLAVLDPEAVFRPDAVAARMGAAGEIRGRMDVAKTFQGRARGARLAVINGAVGAIVVIGGQLRIALRCALNADGMITVIDAMADPEELRKLEIVLIET; from the coding sequence ATGGACGAAAAAAAGTGGCAGGCAGAGAAATTCGAGGCGAACCGGCCGCATCTGCGCGCCGTCGCCTACCGCATGCTCGGCTCGCGCACTGAGGCCGAAGATGCGGTGCAGGAGACATGGCTGCGCCTTGTCCGGAGCGACACATCGGAGATTGAAAATCTCAGCGGCTGGCTGACGACTGTCACCGCGCGCATCTGTCTTGATCTGCTGCGGTCGCGCAAATCCCGTCGCGAGGAGCCGCTGACCATCCATGTTCCCGAGCCGATGGTGGTGCATGAGGCTGGCAACGGCACCGACCCGGAACAGGATGCCGTGCTTGCGGACTCCGTCGGCCTCGCCCTTCTGGTCGTGTTGGAAAAGCTGAACCCGGCCGAACGGCTTGCCTTCGTCCTGCACGATATGTTCGATGTCTCTTTCGATGACATTGCTCCGATTCTGGGACGCACGACGGTCGCGACACGCCAGCTTGCGAGCCGCGCCCGCCGCCGCGTGCAGGACACGCCATCAACGACGGAGGCCGATCTCTCCCGCCAGCGCCACGTCGTCGACGCCTTCTTCACAGCCTCGCGTGGCGGCGACCTGCAGGCGCTGCTCGCCGTCCTCGACCCCGAAGCCGTCTTCCGTCCGGATGCGGTTGCCGCCCGCATGGGGGCGGCCGGCGAAATCCGCGGGCGCATGGATGTCGCCAAGACCTTCCAGGGCCGTGCGCGGGGAGCCCGGTTGGCGGTCATCAACGGCGCGGTCGGTGCCATCGTCGTCATCGGCGGGCAGCTACGCATCGCCCTTCGTTGCGCCCTCAATGCAGATGGCATGATTACCGTCATCGACGCGATGGCCGATCCGGAAGAACTGCGCAAGCTGGAGATCGTTTTGATTGAAACCTGA
- a CDS encoding AraC family transcriptional regulator produces MSSRPPRIEGDPPNPVSFRTENYRAGTVFPKKSQPWGELNYAITGICEFDIEGMRYLSPPHYAIWLPPQTMHGAAIQHDLRYATVYVERALCANLPDKPSTLSISPLLKAILADFAARDVTIPETAEDLRLAQVLVDQIRLAPRCESYLPLSDDPLLGPLLSALQADPGDRHSLAEWARRMGTTERTLSRRCQDDLGLSFNEWRQRLKLVSALSMIEAGEPVHRIATQLGYSNASAFIAMFRRLTGTSPTQMR; encoded by the coding sequence ATGTCCAGCAGGCCCCCACGCATCGAGGGTGATCCGCCCAACCCGGTTTCCTTCCGAACCGAGAATTACAGAGCGGGTACGGTTTTCCCCAAAAAGAGCCAGCCGTGGGGCGAGCTCAATTATGCGATTACCGGCATCTGCGAGTTCGATATCGAAGGCATGCGTTATCTCTCGCCGCCACATTATGCCATCTGGCTGCCGCCGCAGACGATGCACGGCGCCGCGATCCAGCACGATCTGCGCTATGCGACCGTCTATGTCGAACGCGCTCTGTGCGCGAACCTGCCTGACAAGCCGTCGACGCTCAGCATCAGTCCGCTGCTCAAGGCAATCCTGGCGGATTTTGCTGCGCGTGATGTCACCATACCTGAAACAGCTGAAGATTTGCGGCTTGCACAGGTTCTGGTCGATCAGATTCGCCTGGCGCCGCGGTGCGAGAGCTACTTGCCGCTTTCCGACGATCCGCTGCTCGGCCCGCTACTGAGCGCCTTGCAGGCCGATCCCGGCGACCGGCATTCCCTTGCGGAATGGGCGCGCCGGATGGGAACGACCGAGCGCACGCTGTCGCGCCGATGCCAGGATGATCTCGGCCTTTCCTTCAATGAATGGCGGCAGCGACTGAAACTCGTTTCTGCACTGTCGATGATCGAGGCGGGAGAGCCCGTGCACCGGATTGCAACACAGCTGGGTTACAGCAATGCGTCGGCCTTTATTGCCATGTTCCGCCGGCTGACAGGCACGAGCCCGACACAGATGCGCTAA
- a CDS encoding DMT family transporter yields the protein MSTEQNASASIVSAAGLAPLLTVLIWSGNTVVTKASAGLISPGSISFYRWLLAFLVLLPFVGRTAWRNRSLLRQHWLKLAILGALGMVIYQSLAYEAAKTTSAVNMGVTIALMPLLSTVLAGLLAGERLTVASLAGGAISLIGLIYLTSQGDPMRLVNGGFHIGDGLMIIAVLSNALYGVMLRRWAMPIPIWQQLFWQIGFSTLLLIPIFLMGDISPITTPNLPLILYAAIPTSLLAPLCWMIGIQRLGASRTSLLINLLPIVVAALAWALLGEQLHSYHVIGGALALIGVGLGLHKPRAKNDPAADESWETEEA from the coding sequence ATGAGTACCGAGCAGAATGCTTCCGCATCCATCGTCAGCGCGGCGGGCCTTGCGCCCTTGCTGACGGTGCTGATCTGGTCCGGCAACACCGTCGTCACCAAAGCATCCGCGGGCTTGATTTCGCCGGGCTCGATTTCCTTCTATCGCTGGCTGCTGGCCTTTCTCGTGCTTCTGCCCTTTGTCGGCCGCACGGCATGGCGCAATCGTTCCCTGCTACGGCAGCACTGGCTGAAACTCGCTATTCTCGGCGCCCTCGGCATGGTGATCTATCAAAGCCTCGCCTACGAGGCGGCCAAGACGACATCGGCCGTCAACATGGGTGTGACGATCGCTCTAATGCCGCTTCTCTCGACCGTGCTGGCCGGCCTGCTGGCGGGCGAAAGGCTCACGGTAGCAAGCCTGGCAGGCGGCGCCATCTCGCTGATCGGGCTCATTTATCTGACATCGCAGGGCGATCCGATGCGCCTTGTGAATGGCGGCTTCCACATTGGCGACGGCCTAATGATCATCGCCGTTCTCTCAAACGCGCTCTATGGGGTCATGCTGAGGCGCTGGGCGATGCCGATTCCCATCTGGCAGCAGCTTTTCTGGCAGATCGGCTTTTCAACCTTGCTGCTGATCCCGATCTTCCTGATGGGCGATATCTCGCCAATCACTACGCCCAACCTGCCGCTGATCCTTTATGCTGCGATCCCGACCTCTCTCCTCGCGCCGCTCTGCTGGATGATCGGTATCCAGAGGCTCGGCGCGAGCCGCACCTCGCTGCTGATCAATCTCCTGCCAATCGTCGTTGCAGCGCTGGCCTGGGCATTGCTTGGAGAACAGCTGCATTCCTACCACGTCATCGGTGGCGCCCTCGCCCTCATCGGCGTTGGGCTCGGCTTACACAAGCCTCGGGCGAAGAATGATCCGGCCGCTGACGAAAGCTGGGAAACAGAAGAAGCCTGA